AAAGGGAAATAAAATGTATTAATGAATCTCCGGAGAAAATTAATGGACAAGTAGACATCACTTAAATTTGAGGCTCAATTTCTAACAATGTGCAGCAGTGGACTTCAAATCCTCCGTCGCGACTTATATCAGTCGCAGCTCGGTCGGACAAATAACGGAGTGCCACGCGCAGTCCTTTAAAAACACATCACGTGAGAGACTTATTTCGTCCTATCCACCTTTCGTTTATTGACCCAGTTTCTTTACTCGCCAGTGGTCACCTGCATTATCACTAAGCCCCGAGACTTGAAACCAAATTTACGAGTTTCTATTTCTCTGGAATTCACTAGGATTTGAATAGAATGACAGAAATATTTGAGGTCTCTTTTTAACATCTTTCTAGGCTGCAACTCCAATTTAATCAGCAAATTAATGTATTACCGTTGTTTCTTGGGCTTTGTTGGAAAGAAAACACTTGCAAATGCAGTTGGAATCCAACATTGACCTCCGGTTTTTGCATTTGGATTATTTGATtattatgattttatggtttcacAGTACTGTGTCTGGTTTTGATGATGTGCCTTGTGACCGTGGCGGAGGCAGAATAGTTGGCTTGCATTGTGTTTTAGTTCTCAGGTATTGGTGGTCCGCTTTAAGGGTTCATTTCGGAGCTGAGGATTtagacaaaaaagaaaggaaaagaagaaaaagcttgattttcttttatttgtgagTTTTTagtaagagagaaaagaaaggaaatgggaGAATGAATAGTAggcaaattttttctttccaaattggAGAGAAATAGAGAGAAAGTTGGAGGAATattgtgaaaattttttaaaatacctaTTTATCCTTTAAAATGtattgaataaatatttaatgactttcatattcaaaatcattctactaattttcaaaattcccaaataacataacaatcccttttcttctcttctcttttctcaTAACTTAAGGGGGTGTTTGGACAGCTATTTTCTGCtgaaaaattacgtcgttttccgtgatcacatttctctgttatttttttctcacatacatcaaatcgctacagtaatttttctacaaaaaattcaagaaaatgcaatccaaacaaggcattgttttcccttcttctcttttctatcctaaactcccaaactaagccTAAGTGCCCACGGAACTCTTTTTGGTGGAGAAGGGAAAGCAAATGACATGAAAGGGGTGAGGGGCAGAATGACCGCTCCTGAACTGTTCACGGCcagattttggtcaaaaaaaatgTGCTGTCCAGATCACTAATTGTACATCGATTTTTACAACGTGTATGGGGCCCCGCAaaattttgtattaaagttACACGTTGTGCAAACAAAATTATGCCGTGTGAAACCAAAGTTACGCGCTATTGAAAATGATCAAAACCGCCAGGAATGCAACTTTTCGGACTCGGGGCAcggacggttgcaggtgcaaccTTCCCTGGCAAGTTTTGTCATTATTAACTGCGCGTAACTTTCTTTGTACatcgtgtaacttttttttcacagAATGTATTTTCACAATAGATAGTGGTGGGTCCCACACACAACgcgaaaatcgagttacaactTATTATCTCAGCCGTACAAATTTTTGAGGGGGAATCTGAGCCGTTAACCGTGCAGGGACCTgcaaccgtccctgccccatTTCCCAACTTTTCCTGCCCTTGTCCGAATGAAAGCCATGTGCCAGAGATACGTATCACTATTTTATTTGTGGGATCGATGCTGACTGGTATAAGTCGCGATCGAGGATTTGAACCCACAGTAGTGCACTTCTTTAGTCTAGAGGTAGAAGTCACTCCCTTTAATCTTCCTTAGCTCAGTTGAACCTTCCCTAATATAAATTAGAGTAGGAGTAACGTAGGATTTGGATTTTCCTAATATAAATTAGGAAATCCCTAATATAAATTAGTGATTTTCCTTTTACCATTTGGATTTTATCGTACAATATCACTTTTTCAACTAGGTGTGAACAATTTTACTCAAGCTTAACACTCTCGGTGTTTAAATTTTGTTTGCTTAGTTTTGTTGAGTTTGAATTGTTTCTTTATTTGTTGCGCCAtgctcaaataaatttttaccaAGTCAAACTCGACTagcttgaaattttaaaaaaaaattaattaatatttttatgtttaatgagattatctaatgaaaaatagaatttattaaactAAAGTtcaatttaaataattaaattatttcaacTCCATCCTCAGCCTTTTTAGTGCAAGATTACACTACTATTCTCAACCTGCAAACACTTAGGATAAACCCGAAACATATTTTGCCACATCTTTAACTTTTTTACatgaaaatatttgttttgTGCCACATGATGTACAAGATTGGATCTATCCAAATTTTTGCCTTCCCAAACCCTACTGGATGAAGGAAACGTCAGTGCTTACATACCACCTCGGGATAAGGAAAAGGACCGACCAAAAGGGGCAAAAAATCatgctttgttgaaaaagagtgaatgaaattcctcaaaaaaaaaacaacaaagacTGAATGAAAGAGGTGCCAAGAAATATAAGTGCAAGAAATTCCAtctgcaatttaaaaaaaaaaattgaattgagGCTGGAATTTTCAACAATTAAGCGTACACTATAGTTTATTCAATTCCAGCTTCTACACGAATTATTGGCATCCTTACTCCAAATTTCTTAAGAAGTTTCTGAAATTGTTGTATGAAGATCCATTTTCCTTCACAGCCTCCATCGCCATACCTCTCCATTTAGCAacattttttctcatttcttcCCCTTTCTCACCACCTCCCATCACAGTATCCAAGCACCTCCTGATCTCTGCTCTTTCCACCACACCTTCTTCATTGGCTTTTGCTCTCACCCCAATACCCCAAACTTCCTCGATCAACTTTGCATTTGTTGTCTGATCAGATAAATGTGGACATCCCACAATTGGAACCCCAGCAACAATACTCTCCAGTGTTGAATTCCACCCACAGTGCGTGAGAAAACACCCTATTGACCTGTGACAGAGCACCTCCATTTGTGAACACCATGGCACTATCATCCCCTCTTCACTTGAAATATTTTCTACCACTGCCTTTACTTCTTCTTCCTGTTCGTTATCTGCTCGTAACACGAGCAAATAAGACCTTCCAGCTTCCTTTAATCCATGCAAAATCTccatcttttcttctttctttaaaGTCACAAGGCTTCCGAATGATGCATAAACCACTGAACTTTCTGGCTTTGAGTCCAACCATTGAAGATAGTCATTTTCCGGGATGTCAAATAAGTTGCCACCAACAGATTTATCAGATGAATCGTAGCCATCACAAAAGGCTGATGGAATCAAAGGTCCAATTGGGATCAAATTCATTCCATCAACAGCTTTGATTGATGCTTCTTCTAACTCATTAAAAGTATTGACCAGTACACAAGCTGTAGACTCTTGTTCTAAGATCTTAATATGTTCATGAAAAGAAGGAACTACAGAAGGAAATAATGGATCATTCGGAAAGAAAAAGGTCGGCAAATCCTCCTTTTGAAACAAGGAAAGGTCAGGCAATTTTATGGAAATTGAAGAGTAATCAACTTCACGAACTCCATCATAAATTCCATCATGGCTAT
This Coffea arabica cultivar ET-39 chromosome 3e, Coffea Arabica ET-39 HiFi, whole genome shotgun sequence DNA region includes the following protein-coding sequences:
- the LOC113736638 gene encoding UDP-glycosyltransferase 75C1-like, with the protein product MDIKHQHQHFLVTAIPAQGHINPTLQLAKNLARAGAQVTFAITVYGLSRIKNPPAFNGLSFASFSDGYDDEKSMKNRDFACFLSDVKCFGSKDLTKLIQASSNEGRPVTFAIYTILLPWVAELASEMNVPSAFLVIQCATSFALYHRYFNSHDGIYDGVREVDYSSISIKLPDLSLFQKEDLPTFFFPNDPLFPSVVPSFHEHIKILEQESTACVLVNTFNELEEASIKAVDGMNLIPIGPLIPSAFCDGYDSSDKSVGGNLFDIPENDYLQWLDSKPESSVVYASFGSLVTLKKEEKMEILHGLKEAGRSYLLVLRADNEQEEEVKAVVENISSEEGMIVPWCSQMEVLCHRSIGCFLTHCGWNSTLESIVAGVPIVGCPHLSDQTTNAKLIEEVWGIGVRAKANEEGVVERAEIRRCLDTVMGGGEKGEEMRKNVAKWRGMAMEAVKENGSSYNNFRNFLRNLE